One window of the Dehalococcoidia bacterium genome contains the following:
- a CDS encoding YtxH domain-containing protein has translation MAKQQNGTSGETPKKKGHPFRNGFLLGTVVGVGLGLLYAPRPGRKTREALRERMDRFPEEFDEFQTTVREALIDLNTVFKNWRAAKQQQLRAAFGRGREAAEAARADLQREYAQRVAGGPPPGVAGGPPPGVAGGPPAGAPTGRPSGNGAEGESRNGASS, from the coding sequence ATGGCTAAGCAGCAGAACGGAACCTCAGGAGAGACCCCGAAAAAGAAGGGGCACCCCTTCCGCAACGGTTTTCTGCTCGGCACCGTGGTTGGTGTCGGGCTCGGCCTCCTCTACGCTCCTCGACCCGGCCGCAAGACGCGCGAGGCGCTCCGAGAGCGGATGGATCGCTTCCCCGAGGAATTCGACGAATTTCAGACCACGGTCCGCGAAGCGCTGATCGACCTGAACACCGTCTTCAAGAACTGGCGCGCTGCCAAGCAGCAGCAGCTGCGGGCGGCGTTCGGCCGCGGCCGTGAGGCGGCTGAGGCGGCGCGGGCCGATCTCCAGCGCGAATATGCTCAGCGCGTCGCGGGCGGGCCGCCGCCCGGGGTCGCCGGCGGACCGCCGCCCGGCGTTGCAGGCGGGCCTCCCGCTGGGGCGCCGACAGGGCGGCCTTCCGGCAATGGCGCAGAGGGAGAGAGCCGCAACGGCGCCAGTTCCTGA
- a CDS encoding shikimate dehydrogenase, whose protein sequence is MSRPPFRNGRWRAAVIGKPIGHSLSPAIQNAAFQASGFPAWYEAIEVDPEDVPALLALVRGPQWLGVNVTIPHKEAVARLIDERSHEAARAGAVNTVVRVGETLVGHNTDIAGFLRALREDARFDPRGCAAVVLGAGGAARACAVALADAGARRIVIVNRDQSRAERLAADLGADRIEAARGEEAADACRAADLLVNATSVGMRGGPAPEALPLPAGWLPRDGLVYDLVYRPTETPLLRAAIASGLPVLGGLAMLVYQGAAAFELWTGIAAPVERMREAAAAKVEEASACSDS, encoded by the coding sequence GTGAGCCGTCCTCCCTTCCGAAATGGCCGCTGGCGCGCTGCCGTCATCGGCAAGCCGATTGGGCACTCGCTTTCTCCCGCCATCCAGAATGCTGCCTTTCAGGCGAGCGGCTTCCCGGCGTGGTACGAGGCGATTGAGGTCGACCCTGAAGATGTGCCTGCCTTGCTCGCGCTCGTGCGGGGCCCGCAGTGGCTTGGCGTGAATGTCACCATTCCCCACAAGGAAGCGGTCGCGCGGCTCATTGATGAGCGAAGTCATGAGGCAGCGCGCGCGGGCGCAGTGAACACGGTCGTCCGGGTCGGCGAAACGCTGGTCGGCCATAACACCGATATCGCCGGCTTTCTGCGCGCGCTCCGCGAGGACGCCCGCTTTGACCCGCGGGGATGCGCGGCCGTCGTTCTCGGCGCGGGCGGAGCGGCGCGCGCCTGTGCCGTCGCCCTTGCCGATGCAGGAGCGCGGCGCATTGTCATCGTCAATCGCGACCAGAGCCGGGCGGAGCGCCTCGCCGCCGACCTTGGAGCGGACCGCATTGAAGCTGCGCGCGGCGAGGAGGCGGCAGACGCTTGCCGCGCTGCGGATCTGCTCGTTAATGCCACCTCCGTCGGTATGCGCGGCGGTCCGGCGCCGGAGGCGCTTCCTCTGCCGGCTGGTTGGCTCCCGCGAGACGGTCTCGTGTACGATTTGGTGTACCGCCCGACGGAAACGCCGCTGCTGCGCGCTGCCATCGCCAGCGGGCTGCCGGTGCTGGGAGGGCTGGCGATGCTGGTCTATCAAGGCGCAGCGGCCTTCGAACTGTGGACTGGAATAGCCGCGCCCGTCGAGCGGATGCGTGAAGCTGCTGCAGCGAAAGTAGAGGAGGCGTCGGCGTGCTCCGATTCCTGA
- the aroB gene encoding 3-dehydroquinate synthase, which yields MVARDPRNIVLTGFSTTGKSTAGRIAAARLGFEFLDTDAIIEARAGRPIAALFAQEGEAWFRDLESAVLLEALSGSRRVIATGGGAILRQANREAMRAQGMVVALEAGVEAILQRLEREQEGSRPLLAGEDPAARVSALKRERAPLYAEADWIVQTDHLSPEAVAAEIVRAWNLVRYRIASPSDGARAVVTTGSASYPLYVGAGILARVGPLIREWASGAVWVLADARAAELYGEQTLRSLHDAGLTAALRVIPSGEASKDLGVAGELYRWLAAQRAERRDVIVALGGGVTGDLAGFVAATFLRGLALVHVPTTLLAMTDSAIGGKTGVNLPEGKNLVGAFHQPRLVVADVEVLRTLPEREYRAGWAETIKHALIRDPELLALLERHADRLLAHDRDLLVDVIGRSMAVKAEVVSLDEREDGLRMILNYGHTAGHALEAAGNYETLLHGEAIAVGMAVAAALGEAIGVTPPALVKRQNALIARFGLPLRAPVVPFERVLAALAVDKKVRGKRNRWILLEEAGRTTIRDDVPPDLVVRVLREVMA from the coding sequence ATGGTTGCAAGAGATCCTCGCAACATCGTCCTAACCGGCTTTTCCACCACGGGCAAGTCCACCGCGGGGCGGATTGCCGCTGCGCGGCTCGGCTTCGAGTTCCTCGACACCGATGCGATCATCGAAGCTCGCGCCGGGCGGCCGATTGCGGCGCTGTTTGCTCAAGAGGGCGAGGCGTGGTTCCGCGACCTCGAAAGCGCGGTGCTGCTGGAGGCACTGAGCGGATCGCGCCGCGTCATCGCGACCGGCGGGGGAGCGATCCTGCGCCAAGCGAACCGTGAGGCGATGCGCGCCCAGGGGATGGTGGTCGCGCTTGAAGCCGGGGTCGAGGCGATCCTGCAGCGGCTGGAACGCGAGCAGGAGGGGAGCCGACCGCTTCTCGCCGGCGAGGACCCCGCAGCGCGCGTCTCCGCCCTGAAACGGGAACGAGCGCCGCTTTATGCCGAAGCCGACTGGATCGTGCAGACCGACCACCTCTCCCCTGAGGCCGTTGCCGCCGAGATCGTCCGCGCGTGGAACCTCGTCCGCTACCGCATTGCCTCGCCGAGCGACGGAGCGCGGGCGGTCGTCACCACCGGTTCCGCGAGCTATCCTCTCTACGTCGGTGCCGGCATCCTCGCTCGCGTAGGGCCGCTGATCCGCGAATGGGCGAGCGGGGCGGTGTGGGTGCTTGCCGACGCGCGCGCAGCCGAGCTGTACGGCGAGCAGACCCTGCGCTCGCTTCACGATGCCGGCCTGACGGCAGCGCTCCGCGTCATTCCGAGCGGCGAAGCGAGCAAGGACCTCGGCGTAGCGGGCGAGCTGTATCGGTGGCTCGCCGCGCAGCGTGCCGAACGGCGCGATGTTATTGTCGCCCTCGGCGGCGGCGTGACGGGAGACCTTGCGGGCTTTGTCGCCGCCACCTTCCTGCGCGGGCTGGCGCTGGTCCATGTGCCGACGACCCTGCTCGCCATGACCGACTCGGCAATTGGCGGCAAGACCGGAGTAAACCTGCCGGAGGGGAAAAACCTCGTCGGCGCGTTCCATCAGCCGCGCCTTGTGGTGGCCGATGTCGAGGTGCTGCGCACGCTCCCAGAGCGGGAGTACCGCGCGGGATGGGCGGAGACGATCAAGCACGCGCTGATCCGCGACCCGGAATTGCTCGCGCTGCTGGAACGCCATGCCGACCGGCTCCTCGCCCACGATCGCGACCTGCTCGTCGACGTCATCGGGCGGAGCATGGCGGTGAAGGCAGAGGTCGTCTCGCTCGACGAGCGGGAGGATGGGCTCCGGATGATCCTGAATTACGGCCACACTGCCGGCCATGCCCTTGAAGCGGCCGGGAACTACGAGACGCTCCTGCACGGCGAGGCGATCGCCGTCGGCATGGCGGTGGCGGCCGCTCTCGGCGAGGCCATCGGCGTGACGCCCCCGGCGCTGGTCAAGCGGCAGAACGCCCTCATCGCCCGCTTTGGGCTGCCGCTGCGCGCACCGGTCGTGCCGTTCGAACGCGTCCTTGCTGCCCTTGCGGTCGATAAAAAAGTGCGCGGCAAGCGCAATCGCTGGATCCTGCTCGAGGAAGCGGGACGAACGACAATCCGCGACGACGTTCCGCCCGATCTGGTCGTGCGGGTGCTGCGCGAGGTGATGGCGTGA
- the larE gene encoding ATP-dependent sacrificial sulfur transferase LarE: MHEKLDRLRAIIGELGSALVAFSGGVDSAFVAAIAYDTLGDRALAVTANSPTLPARELAEAKAIAAQIGIAHRVIETNQLEHAAFVANNPDRCFHCKVDLYERLVPLARAEGYAAILDGLNVDDLSDHRPGRDAAARYGVRSPLVEAGLTKAEIRALSQERGLPTWDKPAMACLSSRIPHGTPVTLEALRRIEAAEEALKALGFRQLRVRDHYPVARIELPVEDFARLLDEPLRRQALEGILAAGYRFVTLDLAGFRSGSLNPLSLLGLSTG, translated from the coding sequence ATGCATGAGAAACTCGACCGGCTGCGCGCCATCATCGGCGAGCTCGGGAGCGCGCTTGTCGCATTCTCCGGCGGGGTCGACAGCGCCTTCGTTGCCGCGATCGCCTACGACACGCTCGGCGACCGCGCGCTCGCCGTGACAGCCAACTCGCCCACCTTGCCGGCGCGCGAACTGGCAGAGGCGAAAGCGATCGCGGCGCAGATCGGCATCGCGCATCGAGTCATCGAGACGAACCAGCTCGAACACGCCGCCTTCGTCGCCAACAACCCCGACCGCTGCTTCCACTGCAAGGTCGATCTCTATGAGCGGCTTGTTCCCCTCGCGCGCGCCGAGGGATATGCCGCCATCCTCGACGGGCTGAACGTCGATGACTTAAGCGACCACCGCCCCGGCCGCGACGCAGCGGCACGGTACGGCGTCCGCAGTCCGTTGGTCGAAGCCGGCCTGACCAAGGCGGAGATCCGGGCTCTTTCCCAAGAACGCGGGCTTCCGACGTGGGACAAGCCGGCAATGGCCTGCCTCTCCTCGCGTATCCCGCACGGCACGCCGGTGACGCTCGAAGCGCTGCGGCGGATCGAAGCGGCAGAGGAGGCGCTCAAGGCCCTGGGCTTCCGCCAACTGCGGGTGCGCGACCACTACCCCGTCGCTCGGATCGAACTGCCAGTCGAGGATTTCGCTCGGCTGCTGGATGAGCCGCTGCGCCGGCAGGCGCTGGAGGGGATTCTCGCCGCAGGCTATCGCTTTGTCACCCTTGACCTTGCCGGCTTTCGAAGCGGCAGCCTCAACCCTCTCTCCCTCCTCGGGCTCTCCACCGGGTAA
- the mnmA gene encoding tRNA 2-thiouridine(34) synthase MnmA, whose translation MGKRVLVAMSGGVDSSVTAALLLREGYDVVGVTMRLWTKERPDAPPHHRGCCSIEETDDARRVAGILGFPYYVLNFEREFERRVVDYFVGEYARGRTPNPCLACNQFLKFDALLRRAVALGCDYLATGHYARIERGPTRYHLRKALDLSKDQSYVLYTLGQTELERLLFPLGRFTKAQVRALAAALGLPVAAKPDSQEICFLQGQDYRAFLRERLGDQQPGDLVDEEGRVLGRHQGAAGFTVGQRRGLGLALAEPRYVLAVDASANRVVVGREERLYRRVLWAGAVHWVAGEAPAAPVRVAAKVRYRTPEAPATVFPEGARARVEFDQPQRAISPGQAVVFYDGDEVIGGGTIEAVE comes from the coding sequence ATGGGAAAGCGCGTTTTGGTCGCCATGAGCGGCGGCGTCGATTCGTCGGTTACGGCGGCGCTCCTCCTGCGCGAGGGATACGACGTCGTCGGCGTGACCATGCGCCTCTGGACCAAAGAGCGTCCAGACGCCCCGCCTCATCATCGGGGCTGCTGCTCGATCGAGGAAACCGACGACGCTCGCCGTGTTGCCGGAATCCTCGGCTTCCCGTATTACGTGCTGAACTTCGAGCGGGAGTTCGAGCGGCGCGTTGTCGACTATTTTGTCGGCGAATATGCCCGCGGCCGAACGCCAAATCCGTGCTTGGCGTGCAACCAGTTTCTCAAATTCGATGCCCTTCTCCGGCGCGCCGTTGCGCTCGGCTGCGACTACCTCGCCACCGGCCACTATGCTCGGATTGAGCGCGGGCCGACACGCTACCATCTCCGCAAAGCGCTCGACCTGAGCAAGGACCAGTCGTACGTGCTCTACACGCTGGGCCAGACCGAACTCGAGCGGCTGCTCTTCCCGCTGGGCCGCTTTACCAAGGCGCAGGTACGGGCACTCGCGGCAGCGCTTGGGCTCCCAGTTGCGGCAAAGCCTGACAGCCAAGAGATCTGCTTTCTCCAAGGGCAAGACTACCGAGCCTTCCTGCGCGAGCGGCTCGGCGACCAGCAGCCGGGCGACCTCGTCGATGAAGAGGGACGCGTTCTCGGGCGTCACCAAGGTGCAGCAGGGTTCACCGTTGGGCAGCGGCGAGGGCTCGGGCTCGCTCTCGCAGAACCGCGCTACGTGCTTGCCGTCGATGCCAGCGCGAACCGGGTCGTGGTTGGGCGGGAGGAGCGGCTGTACCGTCGCGTCCTCTGGGCGGGCGCTGTCCACTGGGTGGCGGGAGAGGCGCCCGCTGCCCCCGTCCGCGTTGCGGCGAAGGTGCGCTACCGCACCCCGGAAGCTCCGGCGACGGTCTTCCCGGAAGGAGCGAGGGCGCGGGTCGAGTTCGATCAGCCGCAGCGGGCAATCTCGCCCGGCCAAGCCGTAGTCTTTTACGATGGAGATGAGGTGATCGGAGGCGGAACGATCGAAGCAGTCGAATAG
- a CDS encoding YdcF family protein, producing the protein MLRRTIIPAALPLLLCASLGTAAGAIAATPCGDPAPADAIVVLGASVWSGGRPSPALRERALRGAALWREGKAPYLVGSGAVGAHPPAEGAVIAQVAIAAGVPIERIFIEDRARSTEESAIFVRQLANNYGWQRLIVVSDPYHLPRAGWLFRDRGFIVETACSDDRVYRRETIAYQAAREVAGILFYASTRWLIAPGSF; encoded by the coding sequence ATGCTCCGCCGCACGATCATCCCGGCTGCCCTTCCTCTTCTGCTCTGCGCCTCACTCGGCACCGCTGCCGGGGCGATCGCGGCGACCCCCTGCGGAGACCCTGCACCCGCTGACGCAATCGTCGTGCTCGGAGCGAGCGTCTGGTCCGGGGGCAGGCCCTCTCCTGCCCTGCGCGAGCGCGCCTTGCGCGGCGCCGCGCTCTGGCGCGAGGGCAAAGCGCCCTATCTTGTCGGGAGCGGCGCGGTCGGTGCCCACCCTCCTGCCGAAGGCGCTGTCATTGCCCAAGTGGCGATCGCCGCCGGCGTGCCGATCGAGCGGATCTTCATTGAGGATCGCGCTCGGAGCACTGAGGAGAGTGCGATCTTTGTCCGGCAGCTGGCGAACAATTACGGCTGGCAGCGCCTGATCGTCGTCTCTGACCCGTATCATCTCCCGCGAGCAGGATGGCTGTTTCGCGACCGCGGCTTTATTGTGGAAACTGCCTGCTCGGATGATCGGGTGTACCGACGCGAGACGATCGCCTACCAAGCGGCACGCGAGGTAGCGGGCATTCTTTTCTATGCAAGCACGCGCTGGCTGATCGCTCCAGGCTCCTTCTGA
- a CDS encoding sugar phosphate isomerase/epimerase: MSVQDLLGLNVSRVEHIRERMPALGLKRAELFVFSREELPEVRRALEEQGARFSVHTPVPRPRDYPYPLTWTFLNYADAERRDLYFSLVQETVECAADLGAEYVVVHYPGPITKACEEIGLARLFEIANESADRLAELSARTGVPIHLEGFGPSPFLNSEFILRVLERHPNLAYCFDVAHNHIADQRADLTYYEFLEALLPRLGSVHLWQTRSYEDYIVYRHLPLHPSQTPEEGWVDIERVVRTIHRAQPTVPFVMESPGRFPHPWQHLDYREGVRWLQEILATSS; the protein is encoded by the coding sequence GTGAGCGTCCAAGACCTTCTAGGTCTCAATGTCAGCCGCGTCGAACACATCCGCGAGAGGATGCCCGCGCTCGGGCTGAAGCGGGCAGAACTGTTCGTTTTCTCCCGCGAAGAGCTTCCGGAGGTGCGGCGCGCGCTGGAGGAGCAGGGAGCACGGTTCTCCGTGCATACGCCGGTGCCGCGGCCGCGTGACTATCCTTACCCGCTCACATGGACATTCCTGAACTATGCTGACGCGGAACGACGCGACCTCTACTTCTCCCTAGTGCAGGAAACGGTTGAATGCGCGGCCGACCTCGGCGCGGAGTACGTCGTCGTTCACTATCCCGGTCCGATCACGAAGGCCTGCGAAGAGATCGGTCTCGCCCGGCTTTTTGAGATTGCGAACGAAAGCGCCGACCGGCTCGCCGAGCTGAGCGCGCGCACGGGCGTGCCGATCCATCTTGAAGGATTTGGCCCGAGCCCCTTCCTGAACAGCGAATTCATCCTGCGGGTGCTCGAACGACATCCGAACCTCGCCTACTGCTTCGATGTCGCCCACAACCATATCGCCGATCAGCGCGCGGACCTGACGTACTACGAGTTCTTGGAGGCGCTGCTGCCGCGTCTGGGGTCGGTGCACCTCTGGCAGACACGCAGTTACGAGGACTATATCGTTTACCGTCACCTTCCCTTGCATCCGTCGCAGACGCCCGAAGAGGGATGGGTCGATATCGAGCGGGTCGTCCGCACCATCCACCGCGCTCAGCCCACCGTGCCATTCGTGATGGAATCTCCCGGTAGGTTCCCTCACCCGTGGCAGCACCTTGACTACCGCGAAGGCGTCCGATGGTTGCAAGAGATCCTCGCAACATCGTCCTAA
- the aroC gene encoding chorismate synthase, translating into MLRFLTAGESHGPALTVIIDGLPAGIPLDEEWIARDLARRQWGHGRGQRQKIERDRAVIEGGVRFGETLGSPIALRIENKDWENWRTKMSVSPVEEAVPPVTRLRPGHADLPGAMKYQTDDVRNVLERASARETAARVAAGAVARRFLDEFGVTVRSHTVAIGGVTNPMMDGDERDIDWDAVEESPVRCADPVVGKRMIEVIDEARMDGDTVGGIFEVIATGVPIGLGSHVQWDRKLSAKIGQAMLSINAVKGVEIGGGFRLAHLRGSQVHDVIRFNDDPTAMFNWSHTTNRAGGIVGGMTNGEAIIVRVALKPISTLAKPLPSVDLRTGEPVTAHYERSDVCVVPAAGVIGEAMLCLVLAETYLEKFGGDHLAETRRNFEAYVRAIQKKSAGDAIARDSRLEPVL; encoded by the coding sequence GTGCTCCGATTCCTGACCGCCGGAGAGTCTCACGGCCCCGCGCTGACCGTTATCATCGATGGCCTGCCGGCGGGGATCCCGCTTGATGAAGAATGGATCGCGCGCGACCTTGCCCGGCGGCAATGGGGCCACGGCCGCGGCCAGCGGCAGAAGATCGAACGGGATCGCGCCGTCATTGAGGGAGGCGTCCGGTTTGGCGAAACGCTCGGCAGTCCAATCGCGCTCCGCATAGAGAACAAAGATTGGGAGAACTGGCGGACGAAGATGAGCGTCTCGCCAGTGGAGGAGGCGGTCCCGCCGGTGACGCGGCTGCGGCCCGGCCACGCCGACCTCCCCGGCGCGATGAAATACCAGACCGATGACGTCCGCAATGTCCTCGAACGAGCGAGCGCACGCGAGACCGCCGCTCGCGTTGCGGCGGGAGCAGTCGCTCGCCGCTTCCTCGACGAGTTCGGCGTCACCGTCCGCTCGCACACGGTCGCCATCGGGGGCGTGACCAATCCGATGATGGACGGCGACGAACGCGACATCGATTGGGACGCGGTTGAAGAGTCGCCGGTCCGCTGCGCCGACCCGGTGGTCGGGAAGCGCATGATCGAGGTCATTGACGAGGCGCGGATGGATGGCGACACCGTCGGCGGCATCTTCGAGGTGATCGCCACGGGCGTGCCGATCGGGCTCGGCTCGCATGTGCAGTGGGACCGCAAGCTGTCTGCCAAGATCGGGCAGGCGATGCTTTCGATCAACGCCGTGAAAGGCGTTGAAATCGGCGGCGGTTTTCGGCTGGCACATCTGCGTGGCTCCCAGGTTCATGACGTCATTCGGTTCAACGACGACCCGACGGCCATGTTCAACTGGAGCCACACTACTAATCGCGCGGGCGGGATTGTCGGCGGGATGACCAACGGCGAGGCGATCATCGTCCGCGTCGCGCTCAAACCGATCTCCACCCTCGCGAAGCCGCTTCCCTCGGTCGACCTCCGCACGGGCGAACCGGTGACCGCGCACTATGAGCGGAGCGACGTCTGCGTGGTGCCGGCGGCAGGGGTGATCGGCGAAGCGATGCTCTGTCTGGTGCTGGCAGAAACCTACCTCGAGAAGTTTGGCGGCGACCATCTTGCCGAGACTCGCCGCAACTTCGAAGCGTACGTCCGGGCGATCCAAAAGAAGAGCGCAGGCGACGCCATCGCGCGCGACTCGAGGTTAGAACCAGTCCTGTGA
- a CDS encoding pyridoxamine 5'-phosphate oxidase family protein: protein MNRQPNEYTPITRAQTIELEKEASPEEAERVKPEVLAFIQGRGAPFFAFLTTLRKDGRPHCRPVSTFVEGWTVGTISQDLHLKNRHIRNNPIVGYLWVEQCPPPGVRPKNVWMQGICEIIDDPAEIADFYRRREAALGRGDPHADEEWNRLLLRTRPQFVRAEGFLGRLKPAIYRTFDEGMSGSSSP from the coding sequence GTGAACCGCCAGCCGAACGAATACACGCCGATCACCCGCGCCCAGACCATCGAGCTTGAGAAGGAGGCGAGCCCAGAAGAAGCGGAGCGGGTGAAGCCGGAAGTGCTCGCCTTCATCCAAGGCCGCGGCGCTCCCTTCTTCGCGTTTCTCACGACGCTTCGGAAAGACGGTCGCCCCCATTGCCGTCCCGTCAGTACGTTCGTCGAGGGGTGGACGGTCGGCACGATCAGCCAAGACCTCCACCTCAAGAACCGTCACATCCGCAACAACCCGATCGTCGGCTATCTCTGGGTCGAGCAGTGTCCGCCGCCGGGCGTTCGGCCGAAGAATGTCTGGATGCAGGGAATTTGCGAGATTATCGATGACCCGGCGGAGATTGCCGACTTCTATCGCCGCCGCGAGGCTGCTCTCGGCCGGGGGGACCCGCATGCCGACGAGGAATGGAACCGCCTTCTGCTGCGAACTCGCCCCCAGTTCGTCCGCGCCGAGGGCTTCCTCGGCAGACTGAAGCCGGCAATCTATCGGACGTTCGACGAGGGAATGTCCGGCTCGTCCAGCCCGTAA
- the pyrR gene encoding bifunctional pyr operon transcriptional regulator/uracil phosphoribosyltransferase PyrR, which translates to MSVLERRVLLGAEEIRRALTRIAHEILERNRGAAALVLVGVYTRGVPLAERLASQIARLEGHPVPAGQLDVTLYRDDLKERPLRPVIGPSALPDLGNRVVVLVDDVLFTGRTTRAALDALMDYGRPRAIQLAVLIDRGHRELPIRADYVGKNIPTARDEQIRVHLTEIDGVDEVVIERRMP; encoded by the coding sequence ATGAGCGTTCTCGAACGGCGCGTCCTGCTGGGGGCAGAAGAGATTCGGCGGGCACTTACCCGCATCGCCCACGAAATTCTCGAGCGGAACCGCGGCGCTGCCGCGCTTGTCCTCGTCGGCGTCTATACCCGCGGCGTTCCCCTTGCTGAACGGTTAGCGAGCCAAATCGCGCGGCTAGAAGGCCATCCTGTCCCCGCCGGCCAGCTCGATGTCACCCTCTATCGCGATGACCTGAAAGAGCGCCCCCTCCGTCCGGTGATCGGTCCGAGCGCGCTGCCCGACCTCGGCAACCGGGTTGTTGTCCTTGTTGACGACGTGCTGTTCACGGGGCGGACCACCCGCGCCGCGCTAGATGCGCTCATGGACTATGGCCGTCCGCGAGCGATCCAGCTCGCCGTTCTGATCGACCGCGGGCACCGCGAGCTGCCTATCCGTGCAGACTACGTGGGCAAGAACATTCCAACTGCTCGCGATGAGCAAATTCGCGTCCACCTGACTGAAATCGACGGCGTTGATGAAGTCGTGATCGAACGGAGGATGCCATGA
- the hslV gene encoding ATP-dependent protease subunit HslV has product MTTILAVRRDGRVALAGDGQVTVGDTVMKARARKIRRLHHDTVLVGFAGSVADALTLFDKFESQLEKHQGNLRRAAVELTKEWRTDRILRRLEAQLVAADRETLLLLSGDGEVIEPDDDALAIGSGGAYALAAARALLQHSDLDAAAIARRGLEIAADLCIYTNREIVVLTLEPLAPKGEPR; this is encoded by the coding sequence GTGACGACAATTCTGGCAGTACGGCGCGATGGACGCGTTGCCCTCGCCGGCGACGGCCAAGTGACGGTGGGAGACACGGTCATGAAGGCACGAGCGCGCAAAATCCGCCGGCTGCACCATGACACGGTCTTAGTCGGCTTTGCCGGCTCGGTCGCCGATGCCCTCACCCTCTTCGACAAGTTTGAGAGCCAGCTTGAAAAGCACCAAGGGAACCTCCGCCGCGCGGCTGTCGAGCTGACAAAGGAGTGGCGAACCGACCGCATCCTCCGCCGCTTGGAAGCGCAGCTCGTCGCTGCTGACCGCGAAACGCTTCTTCTCCTCTCCGGCGATGGGGAAGTGATCGAGCCTGACGATGACGCTCTCGCGATCGGCAGCGGCGGAGCCTACGCCCTTGCCGCGGCACGCGCGCTTCTCCAGCATAGCGACCTTGATGCCGCCGCGATCGCGCGGCGCGGCCTCGAGATCGCAGCCGACCTGTGCATCTACACCAACCGGGAGATTGTGGTGCTGACCTTAGAGCCGCTCGCGCCGAAAGGAGAACCGCGGTGA
- the larB gene encoding nickel pincer cofactor biosynthesis protein LarB, with amino-acid sequence MDRAHLLELLRQVKTGELDERAALAQLERLPTEDLGFARLDHHRALRCGFPEVVYGAGKTPDQLAAIVPRLAAASPTVLVTRAERAGFEAVAAVVADAVYYPASRAIVVDRRADRSGTGLVAVVAAGTADLPVAEEAALTAALMGARVEQFTDVGVAGIHRLFAVLPTIRKARVVVVVAGMEGALPSVVAGLIARPVIAVPTSVGYGANFGGLSALLTMLNSCANGIGVVNIDNGFGGGYLAALINATPEEEHA; translated from the coding sequence ATCGACCGCGCGCACTTGCTGGAACTGCTCCGTCAGGTCAAGACGGGTGAACTCGATGAGCGGGCCGCTCTTGCGCAGCTTGAGCGGCTGCCGACCGAGGACCTCGGCTTCGCTCGTCTTGATCACCATCGCGCGCTGCGCTGCGGCTTTCCCGAGGTGGTGTACGGAGCGGGCAAGACGCCCGACCAACTTGCCGCCATTGTGCCGCGGCTTGCTGCCGCCTCTCCCACGGTGCTCGTCACGCGGGCTGAGCGCGCCGGGTTCGAAGCGGTCGCGGCCGTCGTGGCAGATGCCGTCTACTATCCGGCGTCGCGCGCGATTGTGGTCGACCGGCGCGCCGACCGCTCCGGGACTGGGCTTGTCGCGGTCGTGGCTGCCGGCACTGCGGACCTCCCCGTTGCGGAGGAGGCGGCGCTCACCGCAGCGCTGATGGGCGCGCGCGTCGAGCAGTTCACCGATGTCGGCGTGGCAGGAATTCACCGCCTGTTCGCTGTCTTGCCGACGATCCGGAAGGCGCGCGTGGTCGTTGTTGTCGCCGGGATGGAAGGCGCGCTGCCGAGTGTCGTCGCCGGCCTCATTGCGCGGCCTGTTATCGCAGTGCCGACCAGCGTCGGCTACGGCGCCAATTTTGGCGGGCTCTCGGCGCTGCTGACGATGCTGAATTCGTGCGCTAACGGGATCGGCGTCGTCAATATCGACAACGGCTTCGGCGGCGGGTATCTCGCTGCCCTCATCAACGCGACGCCGGAGGAAGAGCATGCATGA